In Mugil cephalus isolate CIBA_MC_2020 chromosome 11, CIBA_Mcephalus_1.1, whole genome shotgun sequence, the genomic window ATGTTAATGGTGGATATTCAGAGAATATTAAAAtaagatgttttatattaagGTTTTACGGCCACGGGGAATCCAGTCActgttcattttcttatttacacCTGTCCATTTCCTCCTGTAAACCACGCTGGGGTGCGTTTGGGGGCCCCTGGAAGTCTGAGGCTCTTGGGACTGCTTCTCACTTTTCCTCAGTTGATAATTCAGCCGTGTAACATCCGAGTAGCAAAacgtatttaatttaaaaacaaaacggaGATAAACCGTGGTGGAGTGACCGAGAAAACGAATGAtaaaaatttaataattaacagatTATAAGGGCAATGATAGGAAGACAGCCAAAGACCACACAAAaggtctgaaaaacaaaaataaggatTTAGTTTCTGGGACTACGATCACGTTTAGCTCCACGGAGCCAAAAGGGCGTAACGTTTAATTATATTTGTCTTCCTGTATGCTAGTAACTACTATTTAATGTAAAGTTCAACTTTCTCAACTGCTTCAATTCCGCCAAATAAATTCGCTGGCCACTACGTGCTGGCATCCGCGGCTTCACTTTTACTCAAACTACCTCACAACAAAAGACAACTTTCATAAAAATGCCAAATATGAGACGTATATAATGTTTACAATAAGCCGCAGCTCAACAGCAGGACTCCATTTCGGCTCCTAGCACCATGCAGTTAATCAGGCCCGACGTGCTGATTAACATACAGTTAGCAGACACTGTGCCTGTGGTGCCCTCCAgctcgggaaaaaaaataacaagcaaagaaaaaaaaccaaaagcataaaaaaaactgaagcgaagagggaaaaaaaccaATAGACCATCCTCACAGACTTCCGGCTGTGGGGACGGGAGGAGAGGCGGCAGCAGAGACGTGCAAATCTACCCAAAATTACTAGCGACTGCATGGAGAATAGTGGCGTTTACCGGTACCGACGACTCCCTCTTCCTACCCGGAGCTCCTGCGGGTCGGGACAATTTGGACACCGTTTCCAAATCTGTCCGAATTCCTGAAAATCAGTGAagtttttccctcctctcttttttttttttttttatttttttttatttttttttcctccggtGAGCCAGCTGCCTCGTCTGAGCTTCACTTCCTCCGGATAAGGTCGACAGAcaaaaggagtgtgtgtgtgccgatGTCACTTCCGGCATATGAGGGACAGTTACCgcagttcattttaaaaaatctaaaatgtccTCGGTCGGTTAAATACTGTCCTTTCGGGAGGAGTGTGGGCAGATGTGAACCGTAACCGCACATGATCGTAATGTTTCTTCGCTGCATTTAAGGCTGAAGTTGCGACGACGAGAAAGCCAGTATAATGATGCGTTCACTTGGTGTCGAAAATGACAGAGTCCACAGGTTGAGTCTAGGTCACAGGGAAGTTTTCATTAATCGTGTTTAGATGGAAGTCTAGTGAATAGGTACGCCTGATAAAGCATCATAAAATTCATAATCATGTGAATAAGTCACACTGATTATTTGGATGTAGAAAATTAGGCTATGAgaacatttttcatttgagtGTCCCAGAGTCAAAGATTGTTACTTTTTGGGCAAACCCAAATGAGTTAGTAACGTAGTTTAATTCGGTttacaataatataaaactgCAGTAACCTGCAAACATTCACTATATGTAAAAACTGAgacttccttcttttcttttctttttttttttacttcaaaataTCCTTTGCAACCTTTACAAACAGAACAGCTCAACCAACGACAGAGGTTCCTTTCAATGTTTGTATAAAATATGAATACTAAATTTTGATAGTTTAGgattaatatgaatatttaatttgtatgttactgcatatttacatataatgattattattattgttcttatattattattattacagtacAACTAATGTTTAAATCACCGGTAGGATTGTCcagtaacaataaaaatcaaGTATAATGTACaagctgtaaaacaaacatacTATTACATAGAAATACTATATTACTCTATTCTTTTTAGATTCACTAACTTGTTAATCATCATGATACCATACAGTTAGAGTCAGCCACAGCTCAAGGATTTTGATACCACAGAGTGAAACTGGAAATACTGATGAAATAGTCTCAATATTCTTCTCAAGGTTGCAGCACCAGATTTGACTCGGCAGCATACTGGATATGGTCCCTCAAGATCTGTTACAGCGTAGAAAATATATCACTGGTGTATATACCTGAGAAATCCCccaaaatgttgtatttttatgtatagtgtaaattatttttatagtttGTACTACTAATGGCTTTTGTGTACATGAATTTTGAAGAGCTGTTAACCTAACGTATCAATTTTGgtcaaataaattataataataattaattatttgtggttattttgcTGTACTGCAAATTAAACAATCATTTGGCGACTGGAAGCTCCGAAATACAATGCAAAGATATTGCATTCGAAGGCAGCACAGTCTTACGTCTCCAGTCCTCCAGTGGCCAACAGTGACTTTTAAGCCCCGGATCGTGAATCCACCACACCGTACATCAAATCTACACACACAATCTTCTCATTTTATgcggttttaatgttacaaTCCCAGAACAAGATGTGCTAATTGTATTTATGGGTCGTTTTCAACACGACATCCCGAACTGCCCGCGTGGTGTCGCTGTAAGGACAATTATACACCTCAACTGCATCGTCAACATCCGGCGACACGTCTCCTCAACGCGCCGCCGAGCTGACTGATGCatctttatattatttaaacctCTGCAGACTGTCTGTCCTCCGATTATGCTTTACATGAGGctttttgaacatttcaaaGACAATTTATAGTGCAGCTAACCTGCTTTAGTCAACGCCAAATGGGGGAGGTGAGGAAGCTGCAGAAGAAGTTGAGACAGATTGAAaatctggaaataaaaataagtctcACCCCAGAGGAGAGATTTAAGGTACAGAACCACTCTATCTGCGTATTATTTTTgtcatctgtgtatgtgtgtgaatccTAAATGAATTTCCATAGATGTTGCTGGTGTAGCATAAGCTTTAGTCTAAGTTACAAATATTAATACAAGACACCATTTACTGGCAGAGGAgttgtattttaaatgcacttaaaAGTCAGCTGTAAAGATTTGCCACATAAAGCTTACCAATTTGAATACAAATGATGTCTTACCGATGCTGACGTGCTGCAAAGGCACCAAGGTAGGCtactaaaacatgaaaaaaacagttGGCATCAAAAAGTAGTGATTaacatgaattaataataatggtGGAATGAataatttgacagtttttgCCCGAGGAACTTAGGAGATCAGAGGATCACACGCCGAGCAGAGCgcatctgaaaaaataattatcttCAGGAAACTTCAAGAAAGCCCCTGCTTGTTAAAGGGCAGGATTTGATTGTTATAAAGTATGGCTGTGGCCTACAACAGCGATTTGTCTTCAGTGAACTGCACCTGCAACCCCTAATTGGGATCGGGAAGATAGATGCACACAGTGGCGTCAGTCACATTTGCAGCCGAACATCATTCGCGGGCATGCTGAAGGTCACTGTTTCTGTGGGCCACAAGAAGTTCCCTCATACCTCGATCAGATCCACAAAGATTACTGTGAAAGATTTGCAGATgaagattatttattcatattctgACGGTTGCTGGTATTTCACTCTATCACAAGTAAGTTACTTCATACCATAATGCCACCCACAACTcactaaaacacagaaataatttgaaagactgtatatatataaaaacaatgttCTAATTTATTCACCTTCCTATTGATCTATAATGGATTATGGATTCCAAATTGTTGTGACATGCTTGAAGATGTACTTAAGGATAAAAGTTCACAGATTTGAATgatttgcaaaaagaaaagatacaTTTACTCACTAGTGTACTTTAGCACATCGTTGGTGTACATTCCATGAGTATTACCACTGTATGTCCCTCTGCTGCTCAGCATTTCAGAGGTAAACAAAGGGCCTCATGCAAGAACTGTGCTTACAAACAAATGTGTTCCTAAGTGTGTGTACGAATGGTTTAGGAGAACTTGCCgcattcaacatttttttcgTATTTAGAATTTTCTTTCATGTACGAGCACAATTTACAAGTGGTCCAGACCTGTTGTAAGAGTCATGTGAAATTAGTCTGCTGCTTTATCTATAGGTTGTAGGCTATTGGCCATATATTCACATTCAGGTTGTGTCAGGTCAGTGTCCGGGGAAACATCCGCCTGATAGTGCAGCATCACCTATTATCCCACAATCTTTTTTCCATCCAGCTCAGTTCTGCAAACTACCTCTTGACCTCCGCCTGTTGCAGCCGTTGTATGTTGAAGCCATTTTCCTAtcgaaccatttttttttacgtttccTTGACAGTGTGACCAGCAGATGAAACAACTTTAACAGAACTTGTGAATTTTTCCCATTCCTTACCTTTATCAGGCTCTTTAATTCCACCGCTGATGCTGCTGTATCTGTATCTCAGACAGCAGGACTTCAATCTCTGTGCTacttaatttcttctttttactctGAGACGCCATTTTTTGAATGAGCACTCCTGTCATGAGGCGTGGGAAACCTCATGGTATTCTTGGTGTGTTTCTTATGTTTCCACGTGtcatttacacacttttctgaGTGTTTGTTAAATCTAATTGTACATATGCAACATAAGAAAAAAGGTAGGAGAAATGTAGGAAAAGAATACGAAAACATTCATTGCATGAGGCTCAATGTAGCTTTTGCTCTCTACATCTGTTTGAGACCAATATTTATTGTTCAGATTAatattttagaaacaaaaaaatgtagaatTAACTCAAAACAAGTCCTGTCAGCCACTTTCAGATTGTGCTTTCATAGTTCTGCATCACCAACAATAGTTAAATGGAATGGaaatttctgtgtgttttaattatttcatcaaCCGAGTGATACTTGGTAAATAAGCCGTGTGAAAAGGGTGGAGATGGACACTTGACATAAAACTGACATGCCCGTTGCATTCCATTCATGCATATTTCAGAGCTCACGACCAGGCAGGAGCCGGCGTATGTCTCGAGCTGCAGCCTAATAAATCAGGACTGGCGGAGCCTGTTGGTTGTGCATATAAACAACTTGTGGACTTATCAGCTTGGTTTACAACCAATCTCGTGCGTTCTTCCCTCTCAGATCTCCAGGAAGGCGGAGCTGCGTTCCAGATTGGCTgagcttcagctgcagctttctgGCCCGCAGCAAACTCTTGGGATTGTGGGAGACggaaaaaaggagaagatgaaaagacaAGTGTAAGGAAGTGAGGGAACGGTACCAGCAAAAGCAGTTGGAGGGGGGGGCAGATGGAGGGAAGCGTAATTCTTCaaaagcatcaacattcactttGAAGCCCTTGATCTTTCTTGTATGTCTATCCAAACACACTGGAGGTCAAATACCGTCACGCTTTTTAGAAAATGGAAACTTTCTGTCGTTCATAAGGTGTCAAGTAAACATCATTCATGGATGTTATCCTCCATATTTAAGCCCCTCCAAGCCTTGTGCAAATCACCGAAATTGGAGCGTGTAGGCATTaacataaaactgaatgaaacactCATATCCCTTCTTACACACAGGCCAGGAGCTCATTAGGAagcactgtttttgttttgtgtggggCTTATGGAGATTGTCCACAGGTGTCCTCGCCGTCACAAAGGGCTCCTGCGCGCAGTTTGCGTCCTGATTATTTATTCAGCTTCTGCTTTCTGCACTGGCGCAGAGAGGACGCCCCTGAGTCCCTTCCATCACAAACGCCTCCAGCCTCCAAGATCCTGAAGGCAGGAAAGGAGTCCAAGGCTCTAACAAGGCCGGCGCTGGCAGCCAGGCAGAGGGAGGCAAGAGACGAGGCCGGGACAGAGAGGAACGAGGAAAGGACGGAGCCGGCCAAGGTGTCACATCAGAGCGGAGACACGTCAGAAGGCCGTCCAGGCCTCGACGAGGAGCAGCGGCTGCGACGCGAAGGTGCGATAATTGAGCAAAGTGGCTGGAGGGGTTTGCTGTTGCAGTTTATCGCGGGCAGTTAAAAGTGCAACGCAAGTGCCCGAAGTTGTGATTAACATCTGAAATCTGATTACACATGTATGCCTCGAGGAGCGCTAACAAGCCCATGTGACCGCCGGTATTAAAACCAACGGGCTGGATTTACTTCCCTGAAGACCAGGCCCACGTTTCCTTGGAACTAAATTAGCCCCACGCTTTGCATGGCAGACTAATCCATACTGAAGAACCGTGTAGATTAACCAGCCAGCGTGCCGATGAGTCAACACTGCTAATTGCCCAAATCACTTTTCTTTTACAGAAGCTGAATTCACGTCCCTCAAAGCATCTTGGGAGAAGGCGAAGTTCCGCCTGAGGTTGTTGGAGGGTCACAACGACATCGTAACCTGTGTGGTTGCTGTTGACAACCTGGTGGTTTCTGGAAGGTAAAGCATAAGAGGGAAGACGCTTCCAATTTGCATAATGGATGTGCAAAGGGAACATTTTACCTAATTTATCACTTAATAGGCTCTTGCTCTCTCCCTCGCTGTCtgacatgtatttgtttttcttcccccgCCCCGATCACTCAGCGCAAATCTCTTGCGGTTTTATGTCGAACGCCTTTTAGCTTTCCTCGTTTCCGCCGCCCCACTCCTCTCACCCACTTTAACCCCCCCCCTCACCCATCTGCCCGTGACCTCGGCTTCTCACTGCATCCATCTTTCTCCTCCAAGTCGAGATACGACGGTGAAGGTGTGGCACGTTCCCACGGCAACAGAGCACAAGAACCTGGGAGGGCACACTGGTGGGgtcacctgtctgtctgcacCTCCCCCTGAGTACTGCCAGAGGCTGGGTAAGGAAACCTAtatgtacgcacacacacacacacacacacacatcctgccaCATCTGTACGTGCAGTCTGACCACAGCTGAGTAATGCCTGCGTCCTGCGGTCTGGTAATTATAAGAGCAGTTCTTGAGTTCAACCCCAGTGAGACGTAACCTCAGTAGACACCTCAGAGAGCTCACTGTCTGTCTGAAGCAGGCAGCCTCCCATCATTCCAGCTCTCTGGCTCTCCTCCTAGACTACCTCCCCACCTGCTTCCCCAACTTAAAACACCAAGTGCACAAGTGCATTAATCACCCAGCCTGATCGAACCGTACTCATTGTCATCCACTAATTACTTGTATCCCTTTTAGATTCATTCTTGTACTTTGTCCCCATCCAgaaatcttttcattttgggCTTCGTCGCTGATTATTCTTGTCAGCTCAAATAACGGTACCCATCTCTCTCGCGATCTCCCTCTCTGAtatcttcctctcttctcctcttctgtccccACTCGCTCTTTTGTCCGTGTTTGCCTCCTCACCAGCCCGGTCCCTGTCCTTGTCCGACAAAGAGAGGTTTATTTTGAGCGGCTCGGCGGACTGCTATGTGAAGATCTGGGCCTTGAGCATCGGTACGCACAggaaagcgcacacacacacacacacacacgaatataAATATTAAGGTGGATGGAGCCTCAGGGTTCTCTCTGGGGAACCGGTGGGCATGGTAATCTATGTGCGCCTGGGTGACTGATGGCCTGCATCCTGTCAATTAAATTAGTATTTTACTGTTTCCTTCAGGGCAGTGTGTTAAGTCTCTCTACACGTTCAACGCGGTGACTGCTCTCTGCTTCGTGGCTGAGGAAGACGGCTACATCGTCACCGGATCAGGTGCGAGGACAGAAGAGCGACACAGTAATTGGTGTCAGACGTGGTTGTATCTCATATCTGTTTCTGTACTGCTTTTGAGACGCGCACACGCGTCATTTCATCTGCCAGCGAGCTAGGGTGCGCGTCGGCCTGAATCAGAGAGATTGAAGCGCACAGTTTAGGTAGTCAGGCTCAGGTGGGTCCACCGTGACCAACAGTAATGGCTGCCAGTCGGCTGTCAGCACACGTTAACCTCACACTCTGTCACCTCGCAGACGGGGGGAAAGTTCAGGCCTGGAGCTGGCACACTTTGCAGAACTGCCAGTCGGTCAACGCGCACCAGGAAGCAGTCACATCCATCCAGGTGGGTGGGTCATTCACCCGCTGACCGCCGCGCACCCTCCGCTCTCTGAAACGCTCAAGCTGTTTTAGTTTCCAGGCTATTTTTAACGACCAGCGGCCGACACAAAAATATGCCAAGTTTCTTTTCTCATGTTAGAAGCTCCCCTAAGTCGATTTAGAACCCTTGATTAGTAATTTGTGGAAAAAGCCTCTTCATAGGAAATCAAACGGTTGTACTTCGGCGCTCTTATCCTCACACAAGCTTCCCTCGTTTATTGCTTTCAAATGGAAATCAAAGATGTTTGTTGAGATGTAAGACGTGGAGCTCGTCCAATTTTAGAGCCCGCTGTATGTATTTTGAGCGAAAAGGCTTTTTATGAATATTGAAACCCAGAGCTGCAtatgcacatatttatttttttttttttcaatttgcaATCATCATAATATGCCTAAAGCATTAAAGCGTAGAGCATCATTGTCACCCTCTTTGTTGTTTATCATGCAAAGCGCAGAATCCATTTATAACTGACGGCagcacagaaacattttaaaagtgttgGAGCGCACTTCTTCTCCGCACGCCGTCTTTTTCTCTCCCGCACGCACGTACTCGCACAGACACACTGGATAAAGATTCAGATCTCCATGACAACCACGTCTCCTGTGCCCTCCACAGTCTCAGGGTCCGCTGGTGTTCAGCGGCTCAGCCGAGGGAGGGGTGTCTGTGTGGGAGAACCGATGCTCGGATCGAGACCCCCTGAGGCTGCTGCAGCACTGGAGCGCCCAGGTGATAGGTTTGAAAGAGGGGCCGGGCGGCCGCGTGACCCTCAGCCCGCGCGGGGACAAGGTGTTCGTGGCTTACGGCCGAGCCTGGCTCAAGACCCTGCACTGGAAGACCGGTGAGCCCTGGAGTGACatggctgctctgtgtgtgtcaaagaCAGGGGAAGATTGAACAAGTCGACACGGGGAAATCTGCATAATCCTTCcgcctaacatctgtccaattATCACAGGAGCAACATCCAAACTGACCAACCACAGCAGCACCACCGGAGTAACAGATTGTGTTCACCAGACAGGAGGCCTCCTAATTGGCTCCTGCTATGATCTGGCGAACGGAGAGAGCATGCTAAACCGTGAGTCACTCAGAGAAGCAACTCGCTCCACTTTGAGAGTGTGGAAACACATTAAGGACTTAAGACAAAATCGAAACcactttgtgttgtgctgttgaCCTCCGCTCACTTCATTGCTCTCTCCTGTCTCTAGTGTTCTCACTTCCTCAGTGTCGGTATCTGGCCTCTCTGACCTGGCCCGACGCTCCCAGAATCCTCTGCTTCGCGGCGTGGACCACTGGGAGCGGAGACCACCGCTGGGTCACCGGGGGTCGTGACCTCATTGTGTGGGAGCAGC contains:
- the si:ch211-154o6.3 gene encoding nuclear distribution protein nudF codes for the protein MGEVRKLQKKLRQIENLEIKISLTPEERFKISRKAELRSRLAELQLQLSGPQQTLGIVGDGKKEKMKRQVEDAPESLPSQTPPASKILKAGKESKALTRPALAARQREARDEAGTERNEERTEPAKVSHQSGDTSEGRPGLDEEQRLRREEAEFTSLKASWEKAKFRLRLLEGHNDIVTCVVAVDNLVVSGSRDTTVKVWHVPTATEHKNLGGHTGGVTCLSAPPPEYCQRLARSLSLSDKERFILSGSADCYVKIWALSIGQCVKSLYTFNAVTALCFVAEEDGYIVTGSDGGKVQAWSWHTLQNCQSVNAHQEAVTSIQSQGPLVFSGSAEGGVSVWENRCSDRDPLRLLQHWSAQVIGLKEGPGGRVTLSPRGDKVFVAYGRAWLKTLHWKTGATSKLTNHSSTTGVTDCVHQTGGLLIGSCYDLANGESMLNLFSLPQCRYLASLTWPDAPRILCFAAWTTGSGDHRWVTGGRDLIVWEQLPSSGKQRGDITVKRDGRMDSCFLESEGDTEDDEETDDYEDDGDDDEGERGRSDGAEDEGSGSWLRCALQ